The following DNA comes from Flavobacterium sp. N3904.
TTCTTGAAGCGCATGATTATTTGTTAAGTCTAGGAATCACTAGTGCTACAGATCCTGCGGCCAACGAAGAATTGCTTGCGGCCTATATTCAATTGGATCAAGAAGGTTTACTCAAAGTGAGAATGAACGTTTTTCCACTTCGAATTCCAGACGGTAGTGACGAAATTCAGGTGTTGCCGGAACAATATGAATCGGAATTTTTGCAAATAAAAACCGTGAAGTTCTTTTCGGATGGAGGGTTGAGTTCGGCTACGGCGGCATTGAATGTTCCTTATAAAAACACCGATGGCTACAAAGGAGTGTTGCGATTGGATTATGATAAATTTTATGCCACAGCCAAAGAAGCGGTGGATAAAGGTTTCTCGGTAGCGACGCATGCCATTGGTCATCAAGCAGTCGATTTGACTTTGAAAGTGTATAGTGATTTGTTCAAGATCGATCCTACTTTAAGACACAGAATCGAACATGTTGGGTTTTTATCACAAGAAAATATAAATGATTTCAAACGAATGAATATGACTGCTGCGATGCAACCCGTATTTATTTATGAACTGGCCAATAATTTCAAAAGCACTTTGCCAGATGAATTATTAGATGTCGTTTATCCGTGCAAAACGGTTTTAGATAATGGAATCAATTTGGCTTTATCAACAGATGGACCAGTAGTGAAAGAAATTAATCCTTGGGTAAATATTGAAACGGCGATTACCCGAAAAGCAGCTGATGGTTCTATTATTGGCGAAAGCCAAAAAATTACTTTGCAACAAGCATTGTATGCATATACACAAGGAAGTGCTGTTGCCGATAATCTCGAAAATATAAAAGGAAATTTGACTGTTGGGAAATATGCCGATTTTATCGTTTTAAATCAAAATCCTTTTGAATTGAATACAGTTGCTACTGTAGAATCTATTGAGACTTGGGTTGCTGGTATACGCAAATATAAAAAGTATTAGGTTGATTCGAAAATAAAACCAAAAAATCGTTTTTTATTGCAAATAAATTAATTACTTTTGATTTATTATAAAATATTTACAAAATCAATTAAAGATGAGTGTATTAGACGATGAATTAGATTTCCAAATTTTGACATTATTGCAAAAAGACGGTAGGATGTCATTTACTGAAATTTCAAAAGAGATAAATGTTGCAGTAAGTACTATAAGGCACCGTTTTATCAATTTGGTTGAAGATGGAACTTTGAAAATAATAGGAAGGATTGATCCAAATAAAATTGGGTTCAATGCTTATGCCAGTATTTTGATTTCGGTCAAACCAAAAACGTTCATGAACTCAATTTTTGAAGAGTTGACTAAATTGCCAGAGGTGAGTTTTTTGGCATCAGTATCGGGTGATTTTGATATAGAAGCGAATGTAATGTGCCGGGATATGGAACATTTGAATGAGTTAATTGGAGATAAAATACATGTTTTGGAAGGTGTTTTTGATACCAAAACCAATATGTATATGAAGATTTATAAAATAGCGCAACCCGATTTGGAGTTGGCAAAATTATCAAGCAAACAAAATGAATAATACAGATAGATTATACGAAAGAAGAAAGAAAAGTGTTCCAAACGCTTTGGGGATTTTTAATCCTTCCAGTATTCAATCGGCCAAAGGCGCCATAATCATTGATGCCGATGGTAGAGAACTGATTGATTTTGCTGGTGGAATTGGTGTAAATAATGTAGGACATGGTGTTCCTGAAATTATTGAAGCCATTCAAAAACAAGCCGAAAAATTTATTCATGCTTCATTCAATGTTTCGGTGTATGATCAATATTTGGATTTGACTGAAAAATTATGTGAAATATTACCTCATGGCGAATCTACAAAAGCGATGCTTACTTTATCAGGTGCTGAATCTGTAGAAAATGCTATTAAAATTGCTCGTGCGGTAACCGGAAAATCGGGAGTTATCTGTTATGATGGTTCTTTTCATGGTCGTACCATGATGGCGATGACTTTGACATCCAATGTGAAATACAAAGAAGGAGCTGGACCTTACGCACCCGAAGTATATCGTTTGGAATATCCATATTACAAACCGAGCATGATCGGCAGAATGACTCAAGATGAGTTTGATGATCTAATGATTATGAAGTTGCATAAAACTTTTTCGTCAACCGTTTCTATTAGTCAGACCGCTGCGATTATTTTGGAATTGGTGCAGGGAGAGGGCGGTTTTACGGTAGCTTCCAAAAAATACGTTCAATATTTACGCAAATTCTGTACCGAAAATAATATCTGTCTGATTTTTGATGAGGTGCAATCCGGCTTTGGTCGTACCGGAAAATGGGCGGCTTACGAGCATTATGATGTAACACCAGATTTGTCTACTTGGGCAAAATCTATGGGTGGCGGAATGCCGATTGGTGCTGTAATTGGGAGACAAGAAATTATGGATGCCATAAAACCAGGACTTATTGGAGGAACTTATTTAGGAGGCCCGTTGAGTTGTGTGGCTTCATTGGCAAGCATCAATTACATGCAAAAAAATGACATCAATGCTGCTGGCAAAAAAGTCGGTAAAATTGTTCATGATAAATTCAAACACATACAATCTTTATATCCGGAAACGATTACTGATGTACGTGGATTGGGAGCAATGTTGGCTATCGAATTCACCAATCCAAAAACCGGAATTCCAGATGGTGTGGCCACAAAAGCAATTGTAGATAAATGTTTGGCCAATGGATTGATTGTGATTACATCAGGAACTTACGGAAATTGTATTAGAATTTTGAGCCCGTTGTTTATTGAAGATGAAGTGTTGCATAAAGGCTTAATAATTTTGGAAGAAGCGATAGAAGAGGTTTTATCTTAAATCGGATTTATCTAAAAAAAGCAAATTAATTTAAAATATCCCCCATTTTGGGGTCAAAGGCTATGAGAAAGCAATATATAAATGGAGAATGGTGCGACGCAATAGATGGCGCAAAATGGGATTTGCAAAGTCCATCGACGGAAGAAATATTGGACAAAGTTCCTTTCGGAAATTCGGCCGATTGCAAATTAGCCATTGATGCAGCAGATAAAGCTTTCAAAGGATGGAAAAATACAACTCCTTATTTTAGAGCCGAGTTTCTAAAAAAAGCGGCCAACTATATGAGGGAAAATGTGGAGGCTTTCGCAAAAGAAACCGCTTTAGAAACGGGAAAACCAATGTTGGAGGCAAGGGGAGAATGGCAAGTTTCTGCCAATCTTTTCGAATGGTATGCTGAAGAAGGAAAACGCAGTTATGGAAGGGTAATTCCTTCGAGTAGAATCGACAAACGTTCGATGGTTATTTATCAGCCCTTGGGTGTCGTTGGTGTGATTACAGCTTGGAATTTCCCGGCTTATAATCCGGCAAGAGCAGTAGGAGCTGCATTGGCTGCGGGTTGTACTGTTGTAATGCGAGGTTCCGAGTTTACACCATTGTCGAGTTTTAATATGGCAAAAGCCCTGCATGAAGCAGGAATTCCGAAAGGAGTTTTTAATTTAATCAATACCGAACCAGTTTCTACAGGAACGGAAATGATTGAAAATCCTTTGTTGAAAAAAATAAGTTTTACTGGAAGTACTCGTGTTGGAAAAATATTAATGGATGGTGCTTCAAAAACATCAACAAAATTGTCATTAGAATTGGGTGGAAATGCTCCTGTTATAATTGATAAAGATGTTGATGTAGTATCGATTGCACATCAGGCTTTGGTTGCCAAATTAAGAAATTGTGGACAAGTTTGCGTAGCACCACAGCGTTTTTATGTGCATTCGAGTATTTTTAATGAGTTTATTTCAGTAGTAAAAGAGGATATTTCGAAACTAAAAACAGGAATCAATAGTGGAGATATTGATTTTGTTGGACCACTGATTAATAAAACGCAACAAAACCATTCATTGGCTATGCTCGAAAAAGCAAAAAGCGAAGGAGCAGTTGTTCATATTGGTGGAGAAAAATCAGAGAAAGGTTTTTTTGTGCATCCTGCCTTAATTGAAGCAAGACAATCACAATCATTTATCAAAACGGAAGTATTTGGACCGTTAATGATTGTAATTCCTTTTGATACTCAAGACGAAGTTATCGAATGGGCAAACGATACGGAATATGGTTTGGCATCTTATGTCTTTACCAATCACATTAAAAATGCAAATATTTATGCCGAAAATCTGGAATTCGGGATGGTAGGTATCAACGAATGGGCGGCACACGGAACAGAATTGCCTTTTGTTGGAATAAAAAGCAGTGGAATGGGTCACGAATCAGGATCAGAAGGATTGAAAGAATATTTGGAAATGAAATTGATTAGCTACGGAAATATGTGCTAAATTATAAAAAGACCACAATCAAAAATGCCATCAAATTATGAAAAAAGAGATTTTAGGCAAATATATTTTGCAAACGCCTTTGCCGGAACATGCAAAACAACAAGCCGAATTGCAGGAAATTGTATTTCCAACATTATCAGCTGAAGAATTAATTACAGAAGAAAAATACAAAAGACATTTGGAGATTTTTCCCGAAGGGCAGTTTATAGTTTTGGATGGGGATAGAGTGATTGCTTCCTGTACGACTTTGCTTCAAAATTACCATAAAGGGCATCATACTTTTTTGGAAATTTCGGATGATTTATGGCTGGGAACCCACGATCCAAAAGCAGAATGGATTTACGGACTGGACGTTTCAGTTCATCCCGATTATCAAGGAAAAGGAATTGGTAGAGAAATTTACAATGCACGTCAGGATGTAGCCAGACAATTGGGTTGTTTGGGACAAATGACTGCTGGAATGCCAATTGGATATGATAAAGTTAAAGAGCAAATGACCATTGCAGAATATTGCGATAAGTTGATAAAAGGAGAAATTATAGATCCAACAGTTACGGCTCAAACCAAATGCGGATTCATTCTTGTTGAACCTTTATTCGATTATTTAGACGATCCAAGAAGTGGTAATTGCTCCGTTTTAATGTATTGGCCATTAGACCCAAATACAAAATTAAGTGAACATCATTAATCAAAAAGTGTTCAGTTTTTAATGAACAGAAAAAAGAGAATTTAATGATATAGTACAGTTTTAAACTAAACTTACAAACCTTCTAAACTATTATAACCAACCAAAAAAACCAAACCAAATGAAAAAAATAGCATTATCGTTACTAGTACTAGCCGGCTTATTCTCAAGCTGTGGTAAAAAAGCTGAAGAAGCAAAGACAGGAACAGTTGATTTGGAAGCATTAAAAGGCTCTACTTTAAACATTCTCGCTTGGGAAGGGTATGCAGACGCTTCATTTACCAAAGAATTTGAGGAAAAATATGGAGTAACCGTAAAAGGAACCTATTTTGGATCTTCGGATGAGTTGGTTTCAAAATTACAAAGTGGTGGTGGTGCTAGCTATGATGTTATTACACCTTCGTCTGATGTGGCGGGATATATTGTTTCTTCTGGTTTAGTTGAAGCGATTGAGACCGATCAAATCAAAGCTTGGGATTCGCTTTCTCCAACACTTTTGGCAATGAAGGACGTTCAAAAAGACGGAAAATTTTATGGTATGCCTTTTACTTGGGGGCCAGACTATTTAATTTATAATGCTGATGTAATCAAGGAAACTCCGACTTCGTGGAGCCTTTTTAATGATCCAAAATACAAAGGTAAAATTGCTTTGTATGATGATATTTCTTCTATTTATTTAGTGGCACAAATGCTAGGTTTTGATAAAACAGATCCAAATGCTTTATATAATATGAGCGAAAATCAATTATTGGCCTGTAAAGCAAAATTGGTAGAAATGAAACCTCAAATCCGAAAATTTTGGGCTTCGGCAGGAGAATTGGATAATTTATTCAAAAACAAAGAAATTGTAGCTGCTGTGGGATGGCCTCTTACTCCCGCTAATTTGAATAAACAGGGAATGAACATCAAAGCCGTGATTCCTAAAGAAGGAGCAACGGGATGGATTGACCGTTTGATGATTGTAAAGGATGCCAAAAACAAGCAATTGGCACAACTTTGGTTGGATTATGTTTCCCAACCAAAAGTAATGGCTCAAGTGGCAGAATTTACGCAGTACTACGTAGCAAACCCAGCTGCAAATGCACTATTATCTCCAGAAACTCAAAAATTAATGGATGTGGCAAGTATGGATGCAATGTTCAAAACGTTGAATTTTTGGCAACCCGTAAAAGAGAGAAAACGATACAATGAAATTTGGAATGAGGTAAAAAACCAATAGTTTTATTGAGCTTGATATATCCTGACAGTTTTTTTGAATCTGTCAGGTATTGTTTTTAATTCTGTTTTTTTAACTATGAAGAATATCAATAAATACTTTCTAATTTTTCCATTATTGTTGTGGTTGCTACTATTTTTGGTATTGCCCTATATCTTCATTTTGACGCAAAGTGTGCTGTCAACAGATGATTTTGGGAAAGTGGTATACGATTTCAATTTTGATTCTTACATCAAGATTTTTACAAATCCGTTGTATTACGAAACATTGATTCGAACTTTTTTTTACGCCATTATTGTGGCTTTGGTTTGCATTCTGTTGAGTTTGCCATTAGCCTATTTTATTGCTTTTAAAGTCACCAAAAACAAGTCGTTCTATTACACTTTAATTGTGTTGCCTTTTTGGATGTCCTACATTGTGAGAGCCTATGCATGGAAAATTATTCTTGGTGAAAACGGAATTTTCAATTCCTCATTAATGAATTTGGGTATAATAGATAAGCCTCTACGCTTTGTGTTGTATTCTGATTTTTCTGTGATTCTGTGTTTGATTTATATCTTTTTGCCTTTCGTTTGTATACCAATTTATACTTCGTTCGAACAAATTTCAAAATCATTGGTTGAGGCCAGCAAAGATTTAGGAGCCAATTCTTGGGTGACTTTTCGAAAAGTAATTTTTCCATTGATTCTTCCCGGTGTAATATCTGGAGGGACTTTAGCCTTGGTGCTTACGCTTGGGGACTTCTTGGCAGCATCACTTTTGGGCGGTCCCAACACATTGTTTATATCGAGTATTGTTCAAAATTTATTTGGAACATCCAATGACAAACCGCTGGGATCAGCAGTTGGAGTAGTTTTGCTCGTATTGGTTTTTATATTACTAGAATTGTCGTCTCGTTATGAGAAAAAACACGAAACTCAATA
Coding sequences within:
- a CDS encoding Lrp/AsnC family transcriptional regulator, encoding MSVLDDELDFQILTLLQKDGRMSFTEISKEINVAVSTIRHRFINLVEDGTLKIIGRIDPNKIGFNAYASILISVKPKTFMNSIFEELTKLPEVSFLASVSGDFDIEANVMCRDMEHLNELIGDKIHVLEGVFDTKTNMYMKIYKIAQPDLELAKLSSKQNE
- a CDS encoding ABC transporter permease, translating into MKNINKYFLIFPLLLWLLLFLVLPYIFILTQSVLSTDDFGKVVYDFNFDSYIKIFTNPLYYETLIRTFFYAIIVALVCILLSLPLAYFIAFKVTKNKSFYYTLIVLPFWMSYIVRAYAWKIILGENGIFNSSLMNLGIIDKPLRFVLYSDFSVILCLIYIFLPFVCIPIYTSFEQISKSLVEASKDLGANSWVTFRKVIFPLILPGVISGGTLALVLTLGDFLAASLLGGPNTLFISSIVQNLFGTSNDKPLGSAVGVVLLVLVFILLELSSRYEKKHETQ
- a CDS encoding NAD-dependent succinate-semialdehyde dehydrogenase, translated to MRKQYINGEWCDAIDGAKWDLQSPSTEEILDKVPFGNSADCKLAIDAADKAFKGWKNTTPYFRAEFLKKAANYMRENVEAFAKETALETGKPMLEARGEWQVSANLFEWYAEEGKRSYGRVIPSSRIDKRSMVIYQPLGVVGVITAWNFPAYNPARAVGAALAAGCTVVMRGSEFTPLSSFNMAKALHEAGIPKGVFNLINTEPVSTGTEMIENPLLKKISFTGSTRVGKILMDGASKTSTKLSLELGGNAPVIIDKDVDVVSIAHQALVAKLRNCGQVCVAPQRFYVHSSIFNEFISVVKEDISKLKTGINSGDIDFVGPLINKTQQNHSLAMLEKAKSEGAVVHIGGEKSEKGFFVHPALIEARQSQSFIKTEVFGPLMIVIPFDTQDEVIEWANDTEYGLASYVFTNHIKNANIYAENLEFGMVGINEWAAHGTELPFVGIKSSGMGHESGSEGLKEYLEMKLISYGNMC
- a CDS encoding aspartate aminotransferase family protein produces the protein MNNTDRLYERRKKSVPNALGIFNPSSIQSAKGAIIIDADGRELIDFAGGIGVNNVGHGVPEIIEAIQKQAEKFIHASFNVSVYDQYLDLTEKLCEILPHGESTKAMLTLSGAESVENAIKIARAVTGKSGVICYDGSFHGRTMMAMTLTSNVKYKEGAGPYAPEVYRLEYPYYKPSMIGRMTQDEFDDLMIMKLHKTFSSTVSISQTAAIILELVQGEGGFTVASKKYVQYLRKFCTENNICLIFDEVQSGFGRTGKWAAYEHYDVTPDLSTWAKSMGGGMPIGAVIGRQEIMDAIKPGLIGGTYLGGPLSCVASLASINYMQKNDINAAGKKVGKIVHDKFKHIQSLYPETITDVRGLGAMLAIEFTNPKTGIPDGVATKAIVDKCLANGLIVITSGTYGNCIRILSPLFIEDEVLHKGLIILEEAIEEVLS
- a CDS encoding ABC transporter substrate-binding protein is translated as MKKIALSLLVLAGLFSSCGKKAEEAKTGTVDLEALKGSTLNILAWEGYADASFTKEFEEKYGVTVKGTYFGSSDELVSKLQSGGGASYDVITPSSDVAGYIVSSGLVEAIETDQIKAWDSLSPTLLAMKDVQKDGKFYGMPFTWGPDYLIYNADVIKETPTSWSLFNDPKYKGKIALYDDISSIYLVAQMLGFDKTDPNALYNMSENQLLACKAKLVEMKPQIRKFWASAGELDNLFKNKEIVAAVGWPLTPANLNKQGMNIKAVIPKEGATGWIDRLMIVKDAKNKQLAQLWLDYVSQPKVMAQVAEFTQYYVANPAANALLSPETQKLMDVASMDAMFKTLNFWQPVKERKRYNEIWNEVKNQ
- a CDS encoding amidohydrolase — translated: MLLILIHNATIITMDEAFAIADSIVINDLGKIEAIGTVTELRNQFGSFEKEIDFQEKTIVPGLNDAHIHVWKIGHLRTYMLDVRGVKSIVEFKQKLKDFAAKNPNSEWIMARGINEMVLEEKRLPTKEDLDEIILDRPVFVIRTCAHIGIANSKAIEISGVSEATEVPFGGEIRKNQDGSLQGIFTERALGLIMNKIPPFTFEEYKNMILEAHDYLLSLGITSATDPAANEELLAAYIQLDQEGLLKVRMNVFPLRIPDGSDEIQVLPEQYESEFLQIKTVKFFSDGGLSSATAALNVPYKNTDGYKGVLRLDYDKFYATAKEAVDKGFSVATHAIGHQAVDLTLKVYSDLFKIDPTLRHRIEHVGFLSQENINDFKRMNMTAAMQPVFIYELANNFKSTLPDELLDVVYPCKTVLDNGINLALSTDGPVVKEINPWVNIETAITRKAADGSIIGESQKITLQQALYAYTQGSAVADNLENIKGNLTVGKYADFIVLNQNPFELNTVATVESIETWVAGIRKYKKY
- a CDS encoding GNAT family N-acetyltransferase, with product MKKEILGKYILQTPLPEHAKQQAELQEIVFPTLSAEELITEEKYKRHLEIFPEGQFIVLDGDRVIASCTTLLQNYHKGHHTFLEISDDLWLGTHDPKAEWIYGLDVSVHPDYQGKGIGREIYNARQDVARQLGCLGQMTAGMPIGYDKVKEQMTIAEYCDKLIKGEIIDPTVTAQTKCGFILVEPLFDYLDDPRSGNCSVLMYWPLDPNTKLSEHH